Genomic segment of Coffea arabica cultivar ET-39 chromosome 1e, Coffea Arabica ET-39 HiFi, whole genome shotgun sequence:
GATTCCTATGATTAAAGGAGTGGTACATGGTTAGCCAGAATTCTACATAAACGTGGATTgtgggaaaaggaaagaaaagacaaaataGGTTATTTCCTGAGGAAGAAATCCTAGTGTACTCCGTTATGGTGATCAATGGAGCCATAACTCTATATTTGGTAGATATAAcatttggaaaagaaagaaatgataAAATGGATTATAGTAGAATGGTCTCCTGACCTAGAACTACTTGTTTTTGGATCATTTGTAATATGTATCTTCAACAAATTGGGTGATATGAATTGAGTTTCTAGATTTTCGGGAGCTTTTGCTTGTAACAAAGTTGATTTGGGTGTCTTATTTAAACTTCCATTCTGGAATTTTAGGAGTACAAGTGGTCTTGCGTTGACTAGTTTCTGGAGTCTGCTGTGTGCCTACAATCCAATATTTTGGAATTCAGAATCATCGTTTGATGTTTGCATGAGGTGATTTACCCCATGACCAAAAAATGATTTCTTTCATGCTGAAAGTCATTTTCTGCATCCATCCGGCTTGATATGCTGTTTGAAAATGCAGTTTTGAATATGAACATGAACTAGATCCACTTCCAGTTATATATTGAAAACATTTCATAATTCTCTCCTTTCTCCATGAAGTAGTGTGTTATATTTAGAACTCGCATTCATTAGTGTCATTTTGTTGCAGTGTTTCTCTCTGGTCATGGAAACATTGGCTCTTAAAACTGAGAATGCGTGTTCCGAGACTTACTTAAGACTGGGGCTCGGAGAATCTGGGAAGGGAAGTACAGGAAAACCCCGACTGCTATCATATCTGTCCTCGCTTCTTGAGAGGTCTGTTGAGAAGAATGAAAGGTTTCTTGAGACTACACAAACTAAAGACGTTATTACGATATTTCACGGTTCAAAAGCACCCTCTTTAGGCATTGGACTATACATTGAACGAATTTTTAAGTACTCATGCTGCAGCCCTTCCTGCTTCATTGTTGCATATATTTATGTGGAGAGATTTATTAAGCGCACCAATGCTGTTGTAACTTCTCTTAATGTTCACCGCCTTCTCATCACCAGTGTCATGGTGGCAGCAAAATATATTGATGATGCGTAAGTTTACTCAAACTCATAATGTAAGCAGTTTCCGATATATTCTACCTATCTGTTTGCTTCCTAGAAACGAAATTGATCTGCTTTGAAATTAAATGGCTTTGACTCTCTAAGCGTGAGATTTCAGAAAGAGTTGAAAGACTTCTGGAGCCCACCAAATCTTATCAAAATGTTGGGGGATAGTGGAGCATGGGGTGCCATTACTACTTTTTTCCTTGTAGATATTGAAAGGAATGGTCTGTGGTTTTTGTCCATTATTTTCACAACGGATTGGAAAGCAAGACAATCCATTGAAAAGGAGTGTTATTAAGCTATAATTCCGTTCTTAATTGGAGAACTTGACTTTCAATTGAGGACAACTCGTTGCCTCTCACTGTTTCATCAGAGCATATTGTAACTCTGTTATTTTTTAACTTGCGCTGTacttttggcttttttttttttttcaacacagGGAGTATCCCAATTTTGCCAGACTAATCTCCCTGCGCCTGTTACTTTTGGCTTATTTGTCTTTGGTAATTTCTGATTTGATGTTACATTCAGGTTTTACAATAATGCATATTATGCCAGAGTTGGAGGTGTGAGCACATTAGAGTTGAACAAGTTGGAAATCAAGTTTTTATTTGGTGTGGGTTTTCAGCTTTTTGTAAGCAGTGATACCTTCGGAAAGTACTGTGCGCTGTTGGAAATGGAAGGTAGTGGAGGTGTCCAGATCGAACGCTCAATTCAGGCATGCGGAATAAAGGGCAGTTGGCCAAACAACGAAGATTCGACTTGTGCTACAGCTGCTAGATGAAGATTTTCATTGTGTGGAACTATATAACATTCTTGACAGTTTCATGCTAGTACACCAGCTTGAATTTGCTGCCACGAGTCAAAGGTTATCAATATGAAAGATCATTCTTTAGTAAATAAAATTTGGGTTGCTCTAGATCGTCCTTGCTTCTTTGAAGATATTCTTCTCTAGTACCATGTTTTTTGCAGCTGTAGTGATGATTCTTCTTGTGTGAAAATTCGGTTTATTTCCAGAGTTCTCTTTTGTGCTGTACAGAACGTGCTGTTTTACGTAGAGCAGTGCATTTAATTCGCACTGCCAGAATGGTAGACGACAATCTAATGGTTTGAGTTTTTCTCTTCCCTTCTGTATTTCTTTGATGTCTATTAATACCAAAAGCTAGTCCCAAGTTTCTCAAATGTTTGAGACAAAGTTATTGTAATTACTAGGGGGAAAAGCCCACGCAACGCGTGGGAGTTTAGTGCGTATAATTAAAGAtggttaataattattatttggcATTTTCTAGTATAAAAATTGAAGTATAACAattttatgatgtgatattataaataaaaaaaatcataagttatatatttagttaaaaaatataatatgcaataaaacataattataagATATGATTAACTACTTTGCATCTAACCTACTATAATAAAAGACCTATTTATATCTGCTCGTGCATTTTAGGGATATTAAAATTTGTTATTTAGTTTGAATTTGATCTTGATTTGAGGGAAATCCACCACATTATCTTGTCATATAAGTGAGATTTGAACAATTAGCATACTTGAAGAAATCATTGCTAGTGGAATTTCGGTTCTCGCAAGCCAAATTCTTGAATTTATATTGATTCCAAAGACATATATCATCACAAGGTCTTCACATTGAGCAAGcaattaattataatttattaTATGATTTAGAACATATAACAAAGCATCTCCTTCTCGATAAGGGTTACAATCACGAAATATCAGTTTTGTATTAGTTGCAAAGATATACAACAACTAACATGCTAATTTAGAGGAATAATTA
This window contains:
- the LOC113716563 gene encoding cyclin-P3-1-like, with translation METLALKTENACSETYLRLGLGESGKGSTGKPRLLSYLSSLLERSVEKNERFLETTQTKDVITIFHGSKAPSLGIGLYIERIFKYSCCSPSCFIVAYIYVERFIKRTNAVVTSLNVHRLLITSVMVAAKYIDDAFYNNAYYARVGGVSTLELNKLEIKFLFGVGFQLFVSSDTFGKYCALLEMEGSGGVQIERSIQACGIKGSWPNNEDSTCATAAR